A genomic segment from Desulfurella amilsii encodes:
- the fliE gene encoding flagellar hook-basal body complex protein FliE has translation MKIDSIPTNNIPNTTNDSSTKKDTSSFADLLAKSLNDVNKLQITADNTIKEIATGKMDNIQDAVMAIEKADISMRLLLEVKNKAVQAYNQIMNMQV, from the coding sequence ATGAAAATTGACTCGATACCTACAAATAATATACCAAATACAACAAATGATAGCAGCACGAAGAAAGATACTTCTAGTTTTGCCGATCTACTAGCTAAATCACTTAATGATGTTAATAAATTACAAATAACTGCAGATAATACTATAAAGGAAATTGCTACAGGAAAAATGGATAATATACAAGATGCGGTTATGGCTATCGAAAAAGCAGATATATCTATGAGACTTTTGTTGGAGGTCAAAAACAAGGCAGTCCAAGCATACAATCAAATTATGAATATGCAGGTTTAG
- the flgC gene encoding flagellar basal body rod protein FlgC codes for MSFFGSLAVASSGMQSQRLRLDIIASNIANANTITTPEGGPYKRKDVVFESEKFSKYLSGVKVADVVRDDTPPKLVYDPTNPLADSKGYVAYPNINPIVEMVNLLDATNSYQANISAFNAAKQMAQSIIGVLNV; via the coding sequence ATGAGTTTTTTTGGAAGTTTAGCCGTAGCCTCAAGCGGCATGCAGTCTCAACGATTAAGGTTAGATATTATAGCAAGCAATATTGCAAATGCAAATACAATCACTACACCCGAAGGCGGGCCATATAAACGAAAAGATGTGGTTTTTGAAAGCGAAAAATTTTCAAAGTACTTATCAGGTGTCAAAGTAGCAGATGTGGTACGGGATGATACGCCCCCAAAATTGGTTTATGATCCCACAAACCCATTAGCAGATTCAAAAGGCTATGTAGCTTATCCTAATATTAACCCAATAGTCGAGATGGTAAATTTACTGGATGCGACAAATTCATATCAGGCAAATATTTCGGCATTCAATGCGGCAAAACAGATGGCTCAAAGCATAATTGGTGTATTAAATGTTTGA
- the fliF gene encoding flagellar basal-body MS-ring/collar protein FliF — protein MDIRKFLEEIKSFYSKMSKKQRAVLFSSFAVLILTLALVFIIGSRVNYAVLFSNLGDKDAASITNYLDQQKIPYKIVGGNTIEVPRDSVYKLRLDLAAKGLPSGGVVGFEIFDKQNLSMTNFLENVDYTRALEGELTRTIENISSVDSARVNLAIPKPSVFVDKEQPPTASIVLKLNSPISHNQVYAIQKLVAASVPNLTPDNVTIVDSNGNLLSKKQNSDDEIASNELQYKQLIEKEYAHKIKDLLLPIVGENQIVTTVNVDLDLSKVTQKSIKYDPNSVVRSEQTEEEKNWAQTAVGIPGVISNIGANQPTAATTPTATGSTSTPATVQTPANQQGPLTSEKTKNTTNYEISQTETNVVEPLVKIKHVSAAVIVDGNYKYDKKTKKDIYVPLSTAQMSDIRKTVEQAIGFDPKRGDTISVVNMQFESTKPKQVSVMSNLSQYYPMLKYLLSIILLILFYLLFLRKFINNVLSYKKGRSAYQQAQAAKAYAQGEAESKIKGKSIKDLEEEISRELDSENLLDEETLKDKVVEKKLKEEVEKNPEEASTVLKAYISSK, from the coding sequence ATGGACATAAGAAAATTTCTTGAAGAAATAAAAAGTTTTTATAGTAAAATGTCAAAAAAACAAAGGGCAGTTTTGTTTTCATCTTTTGCTGTATTAATTTTGACTTTGGCATTGGTTTTTATTATTGGTTCTCGTGTAAATTACGCTGTATTGTTTTCTAACCTTGGCGATAAAGATGCTGCAAGTATTACAAACTACCTTGATCAACAAAAAATACCTTACAAAATTGTTGGTGGCAATACGATCGAAGTACCAAGAGACTCAGTATATAAACTCAGACTAGATTTGGCAGCAAAGGGATTACCAAGCGGCGGGGTTGTAGGTTTTGAAATTTTTGATAAACAAAATTTAAGCATGACTAATTTTTTGGAAAATGTGGACTATACGAGAGCGCTTGAAGGTGAATTGACTCGCACAATTGAAAATATCTCAAGTGTTGACTCTGCGAGAGTAAACCTTGCCATACCAAAGCCTTCCGTTTTTGTAGATAAAGAACAGCCCCCTACTGCTTCTATTGTATTAAAGTTAAATTCTCCGATTAGTCACAATCAAGTGTATGCTATACAAAAACTAGTGGCAGCAAGTGTACCAAATTTAACACCAGACAATGTGACAATTGTGGATTCAAATGGAAATTTACTATCTAAAAAGCAAAACTCCGATGACGAAATAGCAAGCAATGAGCTCCAATACAAACAATTGATAGAAAAAGAATATGCACACAAGATAAAAGACCTGCTTTTGCCAATCGTAGGTGAAAATCAAATTGTAACAACAGTAAATGTGGATTTAGACTTGAGCAAAGTTACACAAAAAAGCATTAAGTATGACCCAAACAGCGTTGTTAGAAGCGAACAAACAGAAGAAGAAAAAAACTGGGCACAAACTGCAGTGGGCATACCAGGTGTTATATCAAATATCGGTGCCAATCAACCCACAGCTGCAACAACACCAACTGCTACAGGCTCTACATCAACACCTGCTACTGTCCAAACTCCAGCTAATCAACAAGGACCACTGACTAGTGAGAAAACAAAAAACACTACTAATTACGAAATCAGTCAAACTGAAACAAATGTAGTAGAGCCACTTGTAAAAATTAAGCACGTATCGGCAGCAGTCATTGTAGATGGAAACTACAAGTATGATAAAAAAACAAAAAAAGACATCTACGTGCCTCTTTCAACAGCACAAATGTCCGATATTAGAAAAACCGTAGAACAAGCAATAGGCTTTGATCCAAAACGAGGCGATACGATTAGCGTTGTTAACATGCAGTTTGAAAGCACAAAACCAAAGCAGGTGAGTGTAATGTCAAATTTAAGTCAATATTATCCGATGCTAAAATACCTACTAAGCATTATTTTATTGATTTTGTTTTACTTGCTTTTTTTGCGAAAATTTATCAACAATGTGTTGTCTTACAAAAAAGGCAGAAGTGCCTATCAGCAAGCTCAAGCTGCTAAAGCCTACGCTCAAGGGGAAGCAGAATCTAAAATCAAAGGCAAAAGCATAAAAGATCTTGAGGAAGAAATATCTAGAGAATTAGACAGCGAAAATCTATTAGACGAAGAAACCTTGAAAGATAAAGTAGTAGAAAAGAAATTAAAAGAAGAAGTAGAAAAAAATCCAGAAGAGGCATCAACTGTTTTGAAAGCCTATATTTCTTCAAAGTGA
- a CDS encoding sigma-54-dependent transcriptional regulator, producing the protein MRILVVDDDEQLRIALFSTLKHLSCECSLAQNAKEALNLLKKETFDLILSDLKMPKVDGIELLKQVKQNNINIPFVIMTAFGTIETAVLAIKLGAFDFIVKPFSKETIEKIMSLSANYNVLKPIQEFSVDSEYIFESKKMRETLELVEKVAKTDVTVLLSGETGTGKEVIAKLVHKLSNRSKEKFVSINCASIPANLLESELFGYEKGAFSGAVKTYKGKFEQANDGTLLLDEISEMPLELQAKLLRVLQERVVDKLGSSQSVAIDTRIICTTNKNLAEQVKNGCFREDLFYRISVFPILLSPLRERTEDIPCLIDFFIKKYSRRFQKDMQGISNEALEILLNYAWLGNVRELENTIERAIILSKQNFLSKEDIFLHGI; encoded by the coding sequence ATGAGGATTTTAGTTGTAGATGATGACGAACAATTAAGAATTGCACTTTTTTCTACACTAAAACATCTATCGTGCGAGTGTAGTCTTGCTCAGAACGCCAAAGAAGCCCTAAATCTTTTAAAAAAAGAAACATTTGACCTAATCTTAAGCGACCTTAAAATGCCAAAGGTTGACGGAATAGAGCTGCTAAAACAGGTTAAACAAAACAACATAAATATACCATTTGTCATAATGACAGCATTTGGTACTATCGAAACAGCCGTTTTAGCAATAAAACTTGGTGCTTTTGATTTTATTGTCAAACCTTTTAGTAAAGAAACAATAGAAAAAATAATGTCGTTATCAGCTAACTATAACGTTTTAAAACCCATACAAGAGTTTAGTGTCGATAGTGAATATATTTTTGAAAGTAAAAAGATGCGAGAAACGCTTGAGCTTGTTGAAAAAGTAGCAAAAACTGACGTCACAGTGCTACTTAGCGGAGAAACAGGTACAGGCAAAGAAGTCATTGCAAAACTTGTTCACAAATTATCAAACCGATCAAAAGAAAAATTTGTAAGTATAAATTGCGCAAGCATACCTGCTAATCTTTTAGAATCAGAACTATTTGGATATGAAAAAGGGGCTTTTAGCGGTGCAGTGAAAACATACAAAGGCAAATTTGAGCAGGCAAATGATGGCACATTGCTTTTGGATGAAATTAGCGAGATGCCACTTGAACTTCAAGCAAAGTTACTAAGGGTGTTGCAGGAGAGGGTTGTGGATAAATTAGGCTCAAGCCAAAGTGTGGCAATTGATACAAGAATTATTTGCACAACAAACAAAAATCTAGCAGAACAAGTTAAAAATGGTTGTTTTAGAGAAGATTTATTTTATAGAATCAGTGTGTTTCCTATTTTATTAAGCCCACTTAGGGAAAGAACAGAAGACATTCCTTGCTTGATTGACTTTTTTATCAAAAAATACTCAAGGAGATTTCAAAAAGACATGCAAGGTATTTCAAACGAAGCCTTAGAAATATTGCTAAATTATGCTTGGCTAGGCAATGTAAGGGAGCTTGAAAATACGATTGAGCGCGCAATAATTTTATCTAAGCAAAATTTTTTAAGCAAAGAAGACATATTTTTGCACGGCATTTAA
- the flgB gene encoding flagellar basal body rod protein FlgB encodes MIFNDPTVNYIQLGMDVASIRQNVIASNIANIDTPHYKEKTVKFSDFLNNNQLPLYITHENDINPQKNLQDSIVVEKNDSYGKRNDKNNVNLTSQEAALAKNQIFYNALVAFAKYKFSEYKNIISSSQGA; translated from the coding sequence ATGATTTTTAACGACCCTACAGTAAATTATATCCAGCTTGGCATGGATGTTGCCTCTATTAGACAAAATGTAATTGCAAGCAATATTGCAAATATTGATACACCGCACTACAAAGAAAAAACCGTTAAATTCAGTGATTTTTTAAATAATAACCAGTTACCTTTGTATATTACACATGAAAATGACATAAACCCTCAAAAAAACCTTCAAGACAGCATTGTTGTAGAAAAAAATGACTCGTACGGTAAAAGAAACGACAAAAACAATGTAAACTTGACATCTCAAGAAGCTGCCTTAGCCAAAAATCAAATATTCTACAATGCTCTTGTGGCATTTGCAAAATATAAGTTTAGTGAATACAAAAATATAATATCCTCATCTCAAGGAGCCTAA
- the fliG gene encoding flagellar motor switch protein FliG → MCAQSSSAINSIDDLTPYQKAAILSVTLGDEVSAKLFKNLSKNEIEAISREIALMKKIDPDIAKAVVREFYQMLKAKEYAATGGLEYAKELLMKTLEPEEARKIIDKLVKLLESNVGFGYLENIDPKQLVKFIQNEHPQTIAVILSHLDQSKAAEVLGLLPKETQIDIVLRMASLENISPNVIKRVSEMLETKMEDLSGSNVEIGGIRAVSEVINRMGRTESKSLVDQIAEKNPDLASKIRDMMFVFEDIIKLSNSDIQEILKHVDKKDLTIAFKGAPEELNKKFFSNMSNRAAETLKEEMDFLGPVRVKDVERAQKAIVDIVRRLDEEGVISISGSGEEMLE, encoded by the coding sequence GTGTGCGCTCAATCGTCTTCTGCTATAAATTCAATTGATGATTTAACTCCGTATCAAAAAGCGGCTATTTTATCGGTTACTCTAGGTGACGAAGTTTCTGCAAAACTATTTAAAAATTTAAGCAAAAATGAAATAGAAGCAATTAGCCGAGAAATTGCCCTAATGAAAAAAATAGATCCAGATATAGCAAAGGCAGTTGTTAGAGAGTTTTACCAAATGCTCAAAGCAAAAGAATACGCAGCTACTGGGGGGCTAGAGTATGCAAAAGAGCTACTCATGAAAACACTTGAGCCAGAAGAAGCAAGAAAAATCATTGATAAGCTTGTAAAGTTGCTTGAATCTAATGTAGGCTTTGGGTACTTAGAAAATATTGATCCAAAACAATTGGTAAAATTTATACAAAACGAACACCCACAAACCATAGCTGTAATATTATCTCACCTTGATCAATCCAAAGCTGCAGAGGTTTTGGGTTTGTTGCCAAAAGAAACACAAATTGATATTGTACTTAGAATGGCTTCGCTAGAAAATATATCGCCAAATGTTATAAAGCGTGTTTCAGAAATGTTAGAAACAAAAATGGAGGACTTAAGTGGAAGCAATGTAGAAATTGGTGGTATAAGAGCAGTATCAGAGGTCATTAACCGAATGGGCAGAACAGAGTCAAAATCATTGGTTGATCAGATTGCTGAAAAAAACCCAGACCTTGCAAGTAAGATTCGCGATATGATGTTTGTATTTGAAGATATTATAAAGCTATCCAACTCTGATATACAAGAAATACTAAAGCATGTAGACAAAAAAGATCTCACAATTGCTTTCAAGGGTGCACCAGAAGAGCTAAATAAGAAGTTTTTCTCAAATATGTCAAACAGAGCGGCAGAAACACTCAAAGAAGAGATGGATTTCTTAGGTCCTGTAAGGGTAAAAGATGTGGAGAGGGCACAAAAAGCTATTGTTGATATTGTAAGGCGGCTTGACGAAGAAGGCGTCATATCAATCAGCGGTAGCGGAGAGGAAATGCTTGAATGA
- a CDS encoding FliH/SctL family protein, translating into MKNPPIEEFLLEEFEISQQITQQTQPEKEQTKEPGKALPNIDEIYQKAFNEGYEKGKNESALDYEQKLSSLKNQYEAKLLNSNAELKQSIQSIDTKFSEMKEAIKNIENDIVNIAIEISQKIIEKEIQNPETLKNLIKKTLSFAKSDKVKLKLNAKQAKLIEGEFENIEIIGDPALEMGTIIIEEDSNIIDASINTKLEELKRSLINES; encoded by the coding sequence ATGAAAAACCCTCCTATTGAAGAATTTCTATTGGAAGAGTTTGAGATAAGTCAGCAAATTACACAACAAACTCAACCAGAAAAAGAACAAACAAAAGAACCAGGAAAAGCATTACCAAATATAGATGAAATATACCAAAAAGCTTTCAACGAGGGCTACGAAAAAGGTAAAAACGAAAGTGCGCTAGACTACGAACAGAAATTATCAAGCCTTAAAAACCAATATGAAGCAAAATTATTAAACTCAAACGCAGAGCTTAAACAATCAATACAATCAATAGATACAAAATTTAGCGAAATGAAAGAGGCAATCAAAAATATAGAAAATGACATAGTAAATATTGCAATTGAAATTTCGCAAAAAATAATAGAAAAAGAAATACAAAACCCAGAAACTTTGAAAAATTTAATAAAAAAAACCTTATCATTTGCAAAATCAGATAAAGTGAAATTAAAACTAAATGCTAAACAGGCAAAATTAATAGAAGGGGAATTTGAAAATATAGAAATAATAGGTGACCCTGCTTTAGAGATGGGAACTATTATTATCGAGGAAGATTCAAACATTATAGATGCAAGTATTAATACAAAACTGGAAGAACTAAAGCGCAGTTTGATCAATGAATCATAA